One genomic region from Anguilla rostrata isolate EN2019 chromosome 2, ASM1855537v3, whole genome shotgun sequence encodes:
- the LOC135242638 gene encoding carotenoid-cleaving dioxygenase, mitochondrial-like — MAALFALLVLVVLLLRRPSCFSLSAGAVSSLGSGEEQHSRSGLGLLCIAPPVRSVEETPEPIETTVRGNIPAWINGNLLRNGPGKFEEQGECACGEGRPSATPEGAKVLCSIPSVDRARPSYYHSFAMSQNYVVFIEQPLKMDLLKIVTSKLRGKPINDGIYWDPNLETVFHMISKHTGKVSLALSCHPNSRITLQTEESLSLVGQRATSFYQRGWQAKLVDGSRPVSAKYYVKAMADFHQINAFEQDDFLLLDLLGSDDGEAVNDYLIQNILQIRRVLGPGKAQTHNHIHDVNAYPLFSLCEGADGFPQNFMLTTIRSVIQVWHHPGLFPSEPIFVPSPDAMEEDNGVILSVVITPTQEKSTFLLVLDAKTFEELSRAEVPINIPYGFH; from the exons atggctGCACTGTTTGCTCTGCTGGTTCTGGTCGTCTTGTTGCTGCGGAGGCCatcttgtttctctctctcagcaggagCGGTAAGCAGCCTGGGCTCTGGGGAGGAGCAGCACAGCAGAAGCGGTTTGGGCCTGCTGTGTATCGCCCCTCCGGTGCGGTCGGTGGAGGAAACACCAGAGCCCATTGAAACCACCGTCCGCGGGAACATCCCAGCCTGGATCAATGGCAATCTACTGCGCAATGGCCCGGGCAAGTTTGAGGAGCAAGGAGAG TGTGCCTGTGGGGAAGGCAGGCCATCCGCGACGCCAGAGGGCGCTAAAGTGCTGTGTTCCATCCCTTCAGTGGACAGGGCTAGACCCTCTTACTACCACAGCTTTG CAATGTCGCAGAATTACGTGGTGTTCATAGAACAGCCCCTGAAGATGGACCTGTTGAAGATTGTCACCTCCAAACTGCGTGGAAAGCCTATAAATGATGGAATCTACTGGGACCCCAATTTGGAGACGGTGTTCCATATGATCAGCAAGCACACTGGGAAG GTCTCATTGGCTCTGTCCTGTCACCCCAACTCCAGAATCACCTTACAGACAGAGGAAAGCTTGTCTCTGGTCGGCCAAAGAGCCACATCATTTTATCAGCGGGGGTGGCAAGCTAAGCTTGTGGATGGATCCAGG CCAGTCTCTGCGAAGTACTACGTCAAGGCAATGGCCGACTTCCATCAGATCAACGCCTTTGAGCAGGACGACTTCCTGCTGCTGGACCTGCTCGGCAGTGATGATGGGGAAGCTGTCAACGATTACCTGATTCAGAACATCTTGCAAATACGGAGAGTTCTTGGACCAGGTAAAGCACAAACGCACAACCACATACA tgacgtcaatgcatatcCTCTATTCTCTTTGTGTGAGGGTGCCGATGGGTTTCCTCAGAATTTTATGTTAACAACGATCCGTTCTGTGATTCAGGTGTGGCATCACCCTGGGCTTTTCCCGTCTGAGCCAATCTTTGTTCCATCACCTGACGCCATGGAGGAAGACAACGGAGTCATTCTGTCTGTGGTCATCACTCCCACACAG GAAAAGAGTACCTTCCTTTTGGTCCTGGATGCCAAAACGTTTGAAGAGCTTAGCAGAGCTGAGGTGCCTATAAACATACCTTATGGTTTCCACTGA